The segment CGAAGGCAGGAAAGTTTAGCCCTGAAGGAAAAAGGCAACGATCAGTTCAAAGCTGGACGTGAGTGATCATCATCCCTATGTGTCCAGAATTTAAACCGGCTCAAACCAGTAGGACTGGAATAAACCGATATAAATGTCTGTGCAGACTGGGCTGAGGCGGAGCAGAGCTACAAGGAGGCGTTGGTTTTATGTCCGGTGTGCTTCAGCAGAGAGCGAGCTGTGCTGTTCTCCAACAGAGCCGCCGCAAGACTACACCAGGTAACGAAGAGATGACAGCATGCTAACAACACGCTAACTGAGAGGCTGACATCAATATTATATTGATAATAGCAACAAAATCAGATCATGCTAACGCTGAAGTGCTCAACATGCTAACAGCGGATATCTCTCTCTCAGGATCTGAAGGATCAGGCGATCTCAGACTGCACCAGAGGTGAGCAACGACCTCATTCTGTACCCACACCACTGCAGGGGGAGCCCTCATTGAtcctttattgattgattggttgtcTGGTTGCCGTAGCGATAGAATTGAATCCAGACTACGTGCGGGCTCTGTTGAGGAGGGCGGAGCTTTACGAGCAGACAGAGAAGCTGGATGAGGCGTTGGAGGACTACAGGAAGGTTCTGGAACGAGACCCGAACCAGACCAGCGCCAGACACGCCTGCATGGTGAGTTCAAGACCGCTGGGACAAACCAGGCATCGCAGTGTGGAGTCTTTCTTCGTAGGTCTGAAAAGAAGTAATGGGGGTTGTGTCTTTAAACCATTGGGGACTTAatcattgttgtttgtttgctggtttGTGAAAGAAACAATTCTccactttgtctttttaaactcatgaaacaggaagttgtatttaatgtgtatttaatGTGGGTTTTGTCTTCCCTCTCAGAGATTACCTCAGCAGATTCAGGAGAGAAATGAGAAGTTGAAAGCAGATATGTTGAGTACGTACTACACCTGAATGCAACACTAGGCActgcaaagtgtttttttatgttgaagTATTTATCAGTACTCTATATAAACTAGATATTTACACAGCAAATGTACTCAAAGTTTGAAGGTTATTTTGAATGAATGcaacattaattatttaatactTGACATTGACCTGTAACTCCTACTCCAGATACACTGAAGGACCTGGGGAACATGGTACTGAGACCTTTTGGACTGTCAACCGACAATTTCCATGTTAACCAAGACGCAAACACCGGTTCCTACTCGGTCAACTTTGTCCAGAAcccaaataacaacaacagatgACATCCCAGCCAGAACAGCAACGCCCAGACGAACTTGTGTGTTTCAGAGCAAAATAAAGCTGATTAATTTGTTTCACTTTCTGTTATACGTAAAGCTTTAGAAGTACTTATTTCAGAACAGTAGATCGCTGGAAATATGGTGAcgttgttggaaaaaaaaaagacaacccgACAATCTAAGTTAACATGAATTTGTATTGATAAGGAGAATCGGCTCTTATTCAGAGTTTCAGCagagttctttttttaaaatcttaacaCAACAATGGCCACATCTGTATTTGCAATAATACTGCATCTcaggaaaacatgaagacaaactAAACTCTGGCtcttatttgaaaaataatcacaTAATGGCAGACTGTCAGTAACTAATGGACATCGTTTAAACTTACAAATcatatatttttcaaatttgtAAATGTCAGTGGCCAAAACTTCCACCTCCAGGGATTAGATACTGTTTGGGAATGTGGATCTCTGGTTTCATTAAAATCATGTTAGAATTCTCTGATCAACGTAACTCATGTGATTAAAACCCAAATTTAAaacgatgtaaaaaaaataacattttcattaccttccataaaactttttttactcATTAAGATATGtccatcagtgttttctttcctgAATGATAATATGCTGGAGAcatgcatttcatttatttgaggtcaaatgtgataaaatgaaatcaaaccaCTGAgtaaattcatgtttttatagTAAAAGTTTCCAGGTTGATGGTTCAGCActacaaaataaacaacaaaatccTTTATGGACTAAATCATGAATTTGATATTGGTTACAGATCGTTGAGTGCATCACAAAGTCATAAATAATGTGTTATTGATAATTGATCACTGGGCTCTCCTGGACAGCAGCATCTCTCTGATGTTGTCCTCCGCTTCTTTCACGCTGCGTTCAAGGTACACCTTCTTCTGCTGTAAATcaccagacacagacacacaattagCCTGTAATCACACACTAATGAACGCACATCACATGTATATCTGAGCATCTTTgtacctccagctctttgatCTTCTCATCAGCAGTTTTCTGTTTATCCATCAGCTGATTATTGATATCCTCCTTTGACTGAAGAATGAACCTGTAAAACACAGCAGTGTGAGGACCGTGGGTTAATGATGACACAATCGGTTACTTCTGatatatgaattaaagatgACATCCTGTTTCCGttgaatatactgtaatccACTACATATTCATGGACTTTGTCACAGTGGTCAGGGTCACTCACATGCGTCCGACTCCCTCATACAGTCTTGTGTTGTCAGGCAGCGAAGCGATCTCAGTGTGAGTTAACTTGGCGTGTTTCTGAACCCGATTCAGCTGTTCGATCTGCAGATCTGCCAACTTCACTTTCTGCTGTGTGTCGATCATCTTCATCTGCAGCACCGAGAACGCCTGTGGGAGGAGGGGATCACTGTGATTAATAACACATAAACGTCCTTACTTGAAACAGTTTTTGGTGCGAGACTGACTGTAAAGAGAGCAGTTTTCAATTTAGCTTCTATTTTATACCTGTGCTAAAAATTCATGTCGGCTGGAATATAAACACCTGAATAGCAAATCAAATTCCTTAGAGCTCGGAGAACGCGTAAAGACAGGAGGTATCACTCTGACTATAATTCGATAAATAAGACGTACGGACATGATGCCACTCCCGTGTTCACTCATGTCTCTTAAGTCTGGGGTTTTGGGGATTTTGCGTTACGTTTATAGATTTCGTGCAAGTTTCGAATAACTCCTTGTTTCCAATACCCGACGTAATTCACAAATCCAGTTACGTTTGTAgatgtattatttttaatac is part of the Antennarius striatus isolate MH-2024 chromosome 13, ASM4005453v1, whole genome shotgun sequence genome and harbors:
- the pfdn1 gene encoding prefoldin subunit 1, with the protein product MAAPVDLELKKAFSVLQMKMIDTQQKVKLADLQIEQLNRVQKHAKLTHTEIASLPDNTRLYEGVGRMFILQSKEDINNQLMDKQKTADEKIKELEQKKVYLERSVKEAEDNIREMLLSRRAQ
- the ttc1 gene encoding tetratricopeptide repeat protein 1 — its product is MNHQGGEQRSNHTDGTTRAQEEEEEENFFDCQETVEHPDQRGGGEDEEGEEEVEETQQNKRGSEDLHCINDRLNDDRDITGGEEGGQAEQEEEEQDDRLQEEAQSNQLEDDSDSESTGQKNPVAEFDDDYLRELEKELTEEEKESRRQESLALKEKGNDQFKAGHWAEAEQSYKEALVLCPVCFSRERAVLFSNRAAARLHQDLKDQAISDCTRAIELNPDYVRALLRRAELYEQTEKLDEALEDYRKVLERDPNQTSARHACMRLPQQIQERNEKLKADMLNTLKDLGNMVLRPFGLSTDNFHVNQDANTGSYSVNFVQNPNNNNR